One part of the Aurantibacillus circumpalustris genome encodes these proteins:
- a CDS encoding tetratricopeptide repeat protein, producing the protein MKHVLIFIALLSFGFLKSQDTVKVALNLDPEQMAEQDYNRGLDALKANDYYSAITLFSKCLSVKPQFDKAYANRAIALTNLQKYDEALIDINKAIAISPENPDNYFNKSLVFMRLHLKDSQNVALDICLKLNGEHAEASYYRGLMYYESGDFDKAIGYYSVAILSNRNYSFAYNDRASAKRAKGNIDGAIEDYEKALIIDSSHAFIYNNIGSAYRLKKSYTKAIEAYSKGLKMDPNYLIALNNRGIAYFENGDLKSAQADFETVLTQDSKNSSAYNNLCSIAIKTQDYKKARELSTRAIELDPKNGPAYYNRGIARQLLREEEGCCADWRKALELGVNGAKAFINATCFD; encoded by the coding sequence ATGAAACACGTTTTAATCTTTATTGCCCTTCTTTCTTTTGGCTTTCTTAAGTCACAAGACACTGTGAAGGTGGCTCTGAACCTTGATCCGGAGCAGATGGCCGAACAAGATTACAACAGGGGCTTAGATGCTTTAAAAGCTAATGATTATTATTCAGCCATTACTCTTTTCTCCAAATGCCTTTCAGTAAAACCTCAGTTTGATAAAGCTTACGCGAATAGGGCAATTGCCTTAACGAATTTACAAAAATACGACGAAGCGCTTATTGATATTAACAAAGCCATAGCTATTTCGCCAGAGAATCCAGACAACTATTTTAATAAAAGTCTTGTTTTTATGCGTCTTCATTTAAAAGATAGTCAGAACGTTGCTCTTGATATTTGTTTAAAATTAAACGGCGAACATGCCGAAGCTTCTTACTACAGAGGTTTAATGTATTATGAATCGGGGGATTTTGACAAGGCTATCGGGTACTATTCTGTGGCTATTCTTTCTAATAGAAATTATTCTTTTGCCTACAATGACAGGGCAAGTGCCAAAAGGGCCAAAGGGAATATTGACGGGGCCATTGAAGATTACGAAAAGGCATTAATTATTGACAGTTCGCATGCGTTTATTTATAACAACATTGGCTCAGCCTACAGACTAAAAAAAAGCTATACAAAGGCTATTGAAGCATATTCAAAAGGACTTAAAATGGATCCCAATTATCTCATCGCTTTAAATAACAGAGGCATAGCCTACTTTGAGAACGGTGACTTAAAATCGGCTCAAGCAGATTTTGAAACAGTGCTAACACAGGACTCTAAAAACTCGTCAGCATACAATAACCTATGTTCTATCGCTATTAAAACTCAAGATTACAAAAAAGCCCGCGAACTATCTACGAGAGCAATAGAGTTAGATCCAAAAAATGGTCCCGCTTATTATAACCGAGGCATAGCGCGTCAATTGTTAAGGGAAGAAGAAGGTTGTTGCGCCGACTGGAGAAAAGCTTTAGAGTTAGGGGTAAATGGAGCCAAAGCTTTTATTAACGCAACCTGCTTTGATTAA